One stretch of Halapricum desulfuricans DNA includes these proteins:
- a CDS encoding NAD-binding protein — MIRHPGARATVWLVTVVAVLSFAVGVVNIASQEVALLSAYVPESIQRLAGFTGAMTGFLMLTSAYGLRKRLRAAWYSTLVLLPVAALQGLVQPGTIPVPLIEIPIPASTPLVVLSVVSIPLVASGRSQYTESWSLSTSQLAALSALVGAQIYGTVGTYALREHFPGVNTAFDAFYFTLVTASTVGYGDLTAATQIGRLFSTSVLVIGVASFGVAAGTLLGPAIEARFAAALGQMSEAQLSMLEDHIIVMGYGELTEPILEGLDEARTSFIVVTPDRERASSLRDRELNVLIGDPSDEQPLYDAGIERATGVVAATNNDAEDALAILTARELNPEIRIVAAATDRQNIDKLRRAGADAVISPAVIGGHLLVQSALGEAEVESVADRILGTSGEEVEEIAQDEPEDA, encoded by the coding sequence ATGATCCGGCATCCGGGAGCGCGAGCGACGGTCTGGCTCGTGACCGTCGTCGCGGTGCTCTCGTTCGCTGTCGGAGTCGTCAACATCGCGTCCCAGGAAGTGGCCCTACTGAGCGCATACGTCCCGGAGTCGATCCAGCGTCTCGCTGGGTTCACCGGCGCGATGACCGGCTTTCTCATGCTGACCAGTGCCTATGGGCTCCGGAAGCGACTCCGTGCAGCCTGGTACTCGACGCTGGTCTTGCTGCCGGTGGCCGCACTGCAGGGACTGGTCCAGCCCGGAACGATCCCGGTCCCGTTGATCGAGATCCCGATCCCGGCTTCGACGCCGCTGGTCGTGCTCTCGGTGGTGTCGATCCCGCTGGTCGCGAGCGGTCGGAGCCAGTACACCGAGTCGTGGTCGCTGTCGACGAGTCAGCTCGCGGCGCTGTCGGCGCTGGTCGGTGCACAGATCTACGGGACCGTCGGAACCTACGCGCTGCGCGAACACTTCCCGGGCGTGAACACGGCGTTCGACGCGTTCTACTTCACGCTCGTGACGGCCTCGACGGTCGGCTACGGCGACCTCACGGCGGCCACTCAGATCGGACGGCTGTTCAGCACGTCCGTGCTGGTCATCGGCGTCGCCAGTTTCGGTGTCGCGGCGGGGACGCTGCTCGGCCCGGCGATCGAGGCCAGATTCGCTGCCGCGCTCGGACAGATGTCGGAGGCACAACTCAGCATGCTCGAAGACCACATCATCGTCATGGGATATGGCGAACTGACCGAACCGATCCTCGAGGGACTCGACGAAGCGCGCACCTCCTTTATCGTCGTCACGCCGGACAGGGAGCGAGCCTCCTCGCTCCGGGATCGAGAGCTCAACGTCCTGATCGGCGACCCGAGCGACGAGCAACCGCTGTACGACGCCGGGATCGAACGCGCGACCGGCGTCGTGGCGGCGACGAACAACGACGCCGAGGACGCGCTCGCCATCCTGACCGCGCGGGAGCTCAACCCCGAGATCCGGATCGTCGCGGCGGCGACCGACCGTCAGAATATCGACAAACTCCGGCGGGCCGGTGCCGACGCCGTCATCAGCCCCGCAGTCATCGGCGGACATCTCCTCGTCCAGTCGGCGCTCGGGGAGGCGGAAGTCGAATCCGTCGCCGACCGAATCCTGGGCACCTCAGGCGAAGAAGTCGAGGAAATCGCTCAGGACGAACCCGAAGACGCGTAG
- a CDS encoding DUF302 domain-containing protein yields the protein MAPYTHQYRVDAPFDETIEIVTDALAEEGFGVLSDIDMQAAFEEKLDKEHVRYRILGACNPPLAYDAIDVEFEIGALLPCNVVVYETDGEETGVSVVDPTAVLAITENEAVEPIAEEVSSLVEAAFASIPNAEPVSA from the coding sequence ATGGCACCCTATACCCACCAGTACCGAGTCGACGCACCGTTCGACGAGACGATCGAGATCGTGACCGACGCGCTCGCCGAGGAAGGGTTCGGCGTCCTCTCCGATATCGACATGCAGGCAGCGTTCGAGGAGAAACTCGACAAAGAGCACGTCCGGTATCGGATTCTCGGAGCGTGCAACCCGCCGCTCGCGTACGACGCGATCGACGTGGAGTTCGAGATCGGTGCCCTGTTGCCGTGTAACGTCGTCGTCTACGAGACGGACGGCGAGGAGACCGGCGTCAGCGTCGTCGATCCGACGGCAGTGCTGGCGATTACCGAAAACGAGGCAGTCGAACCAATCGCTGAAGAGGTGAGCAGCCTTGTCGAGGCCGCCTTCGCCTCGATCCCGAACGCCGAACCCGTATCGGCGTGA
- a CDS encoding 30S ribosomal protein S19e, with product MTTLYDVPAEDLIEAVADRLDEDDLEQPDWIEFTTTGVDRELPPEQDDFWSRRAASLLRKVAVDGPVGVGSLATAYGNTKGGSNRYQVRPPSQSDGSRKIIRTALQQLEDAGYVETEANDGRVVTAEGRKLLDSIAEDVLEELDRPELERYA from the coding sequence ATGACGACACTCTACGATGTCCCCGCGGAGGACCTCATCGAGGCCGTCGCGGACCGACTCGACGAGGACGACCTCGAGCAACCGGACTGGATCGAGTTCACGACCACGGGCGTCGACCGCGAACTGCCGCCCGAGCAGGACGACTTCTGGTCGCGTCGCGCCGCCAGCCTGCTCCGGAAGGTCGCCGTCGACGGCCCCGTCGGCGTCGGATCGCTCGCGACCGCCTACGGCAACACCAAGGGCGGCTCCAACCGCTATCAGGTCCGGCCCCCGAGCCAGAGCGACGGGTCGCGCAAGATCATCCGCACCGCGCTCCAGCAGCTCGAAGACGCCGGCTACGTCGAGACCGAAGCCAACGACGGTCGCGTGGTCACCGCCGAGGGACGAAAGCTGCTCGATTCGATCGCCGAGGACGTGCTCGAGGAACTCGACCGGCCCGAACTCGAACGCTACGCCTGA
- the mutL gene encoding DNA mismatch repair endonuclease MutL, translating to MPQEIRELDPTTVERIAAGEVVERPASVVKELVENSLDADASRVRVAVESGGTESIRVSDDGIGMDERALERAVRQHTTSKIRDIDDLEGGLATLGFRGEALHAIGAVSRLTITSRPRDGGADRGAKLTVEGGDVGTVRPAGCPVGTTVEVDDLFYNVPARRKYLAQEATEFAHVNSVTTAYALANPDVAVALEHGGREVFATTGRGDLEATVLDVYGREVAEAMIEIDGAAVPEGPLEDVSGLVSHPETNRASREYLSTYVNGRFVTADAVREAVIEAYGGQIASDRYPFAVLFVEVDPALVDVNVHPRKMEVRFADAEGVREQITAAVEDALRREGGLRTRAPRGQSAPEQTEIAPGDRADGRPDRGDETDSTAADTHSEGGRSSTAGDHDSDNERSMTPSEAPSDGGLSTETSNDGPTESVGTPSGDRTGTAESSQPSHNNSQPEPAEQTDDRPESPDRTPEREGSADGTSGRSGSTVETPAVTATEQRRFGDDDPEMQSFDSLPSMRVLGQIEDSYVVAETDDGLVLIDQHAADERINYERLREQFLGETTTQVLADSVEIELTARESALFAQFTEALSRLGFQAERIDDRTIEVRTVPALIAEAGGPALVRDVLSSFVERDSDAAGTVEAVADELLADLACYPSVTANTSLTDGSVVSLLEALADCENPYACPHGRPVLIEIDTDEIEARFERDYPGHG from the coding sequence ATGCCCCAGGAGATCCGGGAGCTCGATCCGACGACCGTCGAACGGATCGCCGCCGGCGAGGTCGTCGAGCGACCCGCCTCGGTCGTCAAAGAGCTGGTCGAGAACAGCCTCGACGCCGACGCCTCGCGGGTCCGCGTCGCCGTCGAGAGCGGCGGCACCGAGTCGATCCGCGTCAGCGACGACGGTATCGGGATGGACGAGCGGGCGCTGGAGCGAGCGGTCAGACAGCACACGACCTCGAAGATCCGGGACATCGACGACCTCGAGGGCGGGCTCGCGACGCTCGGGTTCCGCGGAGAGGCGCTCCACGCGATCGGAGCGGTCTCGCGGCTGACGATCACCTCACGCCCGCGAGACGGCGGCGCCGACCGCGGCGCGAAACTCACCGTCGAGGGCGGCGACGTCGGGACTGTCCGGCCGGCCGGTTGTCCGGTCGGGACGACCGTCGAGGTCGACGACCTGTTCTACAACGTGCCCGCCCGCCGGAAGTACCTCGCGCAGGAGGCCACGGAGTTCGCACACGTCAACAGCGTCACGACCGCCTACGCGCTCGCCAACCCCGACGTCGCCGTGGCGCTGGAACACGGCGGTCGGGAGGTGTTTGCGACGACCGGTCGCGGCGACCTCGAAGCGACGGTGCTCGACGTCTACGGGCGCGAGGTCGCCGAGGCGATGATCGAGATCGACGGGGCGGCCGTCCCCGAGGGGCCGCTCGAGGACGTCTCGGGGCTGGTCAGTCACCCCGAGACCAACCGCGCGAGCCGGGAGTACCTCTCGACGTACGTCAACGGACGGTTCGTCACCGCTGACGCCGTCCGCGAGGCCGTGATCGAGGCCTACGGCGGCCAGATCGCGAGCGACCGCTACCCCTTCGCCGTCCTGTTCGTCGAGGTCGACCCCGCGCTGGTCGACGTCAACGTCCACCCCCGCAAAATGGAGGTCAGGTTCGCCGACGCCGAGGGCGTCCGCGAGCAGATCACGGCGGCCGTCGAGGACGCGCTCCGTCGCGAAGGTGGACTCCGGACGCGTGCACCTCGCGGTCAGTCCGCCCCGGAACAGACCGAGATCGCCCCCGGAGACCGGGCTGACGGCCGACCGGACCGGGGCGACGAAACCGATTCGACGGCGGCTGACACACACAGCGAGGGCGGACGCTCGAGCACTGCGGGCGATCATGATTCGGACAACGAGCGTTCGATGACGCCGAGTGAAGCCCCCTCGGACGGCGGACTGTCGACCGAAACGAGCAACGACGGCCCGACCGAGTCCGTCGGGACGCCATCGGGCGACCGGACGGGTACAGCAGAGAGCAGTCAGCCGAGTCACAACAACAGCCAGCCAGAGCCGGCCGAACAGACGGACGATCGGCCGGAGTCGCCGGATCGAACGCCCGAACGAGAGGGGTCGGCGGATGGAACGTCCGGGCGATCGGGATCGACAGTCGAAACGCCAGCGGTGACGGCGACCGAACAGCGGCGGTTCGGCGACGACGATCCCGAGATGCAGTCGTTCGATTCGCTGCCGTCGATGCGCGTGCTCGGACAGATAGAGGACAGCTACGTGGTCGCGGAAACCGACGACGGACTGGTGTTGATCGACCAGCACGCGGCCGACGAGCGGATCAACTACGAGCGGCTCCGCGAGCAGTTCCTCGGGGAAACGACGACACAGGTGCTGGCCGACAGCGTCGAGATCGAACTCACGGCCCGGGAGTCGGCGCTGTTCGCGCAGTTCACCGAGGCGCTGTCTCGACTGGGCTTTCAGGCGGAGCGGATCGACGACCGGACGATCGAGGTACGGACGGTCCCGGCGCTGATCGCGGAGGCCGGCGGTCCGGCACTCGTCCGGGACGTCCTCTCGTCGTTCGTCGAGCGCGACAGCGACGCCGCCGGGACGGTCGAGGCGGTCGCCGACGAGCTGCTGGCCGACCTGGCCTGCTATCCCTCTGTGACTGCCAACACCTCGCTGACCGACGGGTCGGTCGTCTCGCTGCTCGAGGCGCTCGCGGACTGTGAGAACCCCTACGCCTGTCCGCACGGTCGCCCGGTGCTGATCGAGATCGACACCGACGAGATCGAAGCCCGCTTCGAACGCGATTATCCGGGTCACGGGTAG
- a CDS encoding undecaprenyl diphosphate synthase family protein produces the protein MALYDRYLAARIRWSDASLPESVAVVLTERDLLEKGAYETLERCWRWAFEYGAAHVLVYVSVLDEEVVPTLQRQFGDVDAPRPTAVRGPGDDRQADAPIQVSIGLGGKHEFATAVQGLAEEVADGELDPEDVDESEIEKRLVFPTAPDLVVKTGAERLSDFMIWQSVYSELYFTDVNWRDFRKRDYLRALRDYQTRQRRYGR, from the coding sequence GTGGCCCTATACGACCGCTATCTCGCCGCGCGCATCCGCTGGAGCGACGCGTCGCTGCCCGAATCGGTCGCCGTCGTCCTCACCGAGCGGGACCTCCTCGAGAAGGGGGCTTACGAGACGCTGGAACGGTGCTGGCGCTGGGCGTTCGAGTACGGGGCAGCGCACGTTCTGGTGTACGTCAGCGTGCTCGACGAGGAGGTCGTCCCGACGTTACAGCGCCAGTTCGGCGATGTAGACGCCCCCCGTCCGACCGCCGTCCGCGGCCCCGGTGACGACCGGCAGGCAGACGCGCCGATCCAGGTGAGTATCGGACTGGGCGGCAAACACGAGTTCGCGACCGCAGTCCAGGGACTGGCCGAGGAGGTCGCGGACGGCGAACTCGATCCCGAAGACGTCGACGAATCGGAGATCGAGAAGCGACTGGTCTTCCCGACTGCCCCGGATCTGGTCGTCAAGACCGGTGCCGAACGGCTCTCGGATTTCATGATCTGGCAGTCGGTGTACTCCGAACTGTACTTCACCGACGTGAACTGGCGCGATTTCCGCAAGCGAGACTATCTGCGGGCGCTGCGGGACTACCAGACTCGACAGCGTCGGTACGGTCGGTGA